Genomic window (Homalodisca vitripennis isolate AUS2020 unplaced genomic scaffold, UT_GWSS_2.1 ScUCBcl_5456;HRSCAF=12181, whole genome shotgun sequence):
TATTATCAACACATATGTACAAATAGTGAGGAAATAGAAATAAGTAGATATTGCTCACAGATAAAGTAACTTATTTATTCAAACGTGCTgtgttaaattcaaaaataaaaccatCATCAATATTCGGATTCACAAATATCCTCCCTCCACTGTCTGTTTTATATCAGAGCAAAACATATTCAGTACATCATCTGCaggcaaaatgtttaaaatatattcagttcCTTTGCAAACGTTTAGAAAATATCTGTATGTCGCTCTTTTAACATTATACAACATTTCATTCGTAGTTGGATTTGTGGTACGGAAGAATAAACATTCGATAGCTTCCTTCAAACCTGGAATCCCGTTGACCTCGTCTACTCCGTCAGCCTTCAGACAGTCAGGACACAGGCTGGAGAACGTGTCTAATAAGCTATGTTGAAAACTCTTTGGGTATCCCCATGTTGGTGCTCTCCAG
Coding sequences:
- the LOC124373395 gene encoding uncharacterized protein LOC124373395 encodes the protein MSSATYTGWRAPTWGYPKSFQHSLLDTFSSLCPDCLKADGVDEVNGIPGLKEAIECLFFRTTNPTTNEMLYNVKRATYRYFLNVCKGTEYILNILPADDVLNMFCSDIKQTVEGGYL